The Mesomycoplasma ovipneumoniae genome includes a region encoding these proteins:
- a CDS encoding SGNH/GDSL hydrolase family protein, whose protein sequence is MKKNISKPDFSKAFKIFLSFGTLSLAVSGITLIGIKNRDKTEHFNIPITHSAQETEKLLDQINYLSIGDSISAGFNWDYSIDLRGNIDANNKINGLSYPAFFASFIQKIKPNALKSFDNLALSWTTISDWLYLLNPENPVYKHSDKTHFNFNYHLDQKLDSPYGQQIRDIFGDFNSNSYPKLYQKIQKSNLLTLSLGANDLMEAIDFRTIAKPMQKLATKAEANFEFAQNIEIATQRIYRNLQLLIQSLRKINPNLQIVLVGYNSLSSKIIKFFEKMLTNEIGVPENYADLVIQRLNSTIKKAAKSQKVNYVDLYNESIWQEKSSEFATNDLDIHPSTKGYKKMAQDLLFKLAFEQDLEFKKDANTKLNWDENYVKKDINSYRRILNLGQNSEILKALTVENSPEKFISENSEIEELTTQNVKKATESPIENFLNVILNNNFGAFLNRFVQLAVQNNSSVQKILTDFWQENQNSGASFSEILQKIYSSGFFSKIINRFESYVQDVTNNKTWEKATISGLVNYIFADFDEKQIIDVLNTVVTSEFADKNPEKIKELIFSSIFGQTIIQDLLINNIIKIDLKNKEDLKVVFTFDSIRKLFSKIITDYHQRSNEYKNSQNFHEIIRTYLENPDNDSDNVVFIRNFISETLKHHESVKLLVSIINDNFEFNLDEADQSALVNLLVSIADVVVRTNVWAKLNDQAAKNFLDVIKKINTTDISENIASIFSEQIYTNYSSFFKDSKNLLDLFHELLSFDLSQNQIDSLKKLLNKFYPVLTKFDLTNFIDESTPNFASFSFFFDSAKDFLASNSFKPLADIVNQAIDDFLVNKNKYQQIDNLNRFGFQFLANNLPKLEENIYEFIARNVEKEEFLTNLTSLISSSLSSSGLTEHSIKTFTSIIELIFQDFRIKYLAWKEDREAPTDNLIFGFVKAALQNFESFYKENSEEHNSAKLLLEEAKKKQDALEIQKYSDKIALTDQQLSFQNFSSYFLNNFFTQDTIYTLLKNLASLDFKTKIPDGDLVLFFKNLFGQSFLQNQLLGKLNQNSFFSNPKIQQSLLKILTNFFESKQVEQLLSKLIEYFFDEKQFELHPNFNSLVENFLKQNTQLIEQVFALFLGDSSTWDSISEFLRIILAEYKLDLPEDSVNTILALVRDIFSKLKDSTLDFDQNPKTYSPLTIKALISIILDAISGNSTPKKPVLETLFDSFSVDIANFYYSSEETKTDTPGKISQDNIATLISEVVRSKPISEQIRAGLENIPKEYLDSVMPIFNWFLESPALKDMFKSYFKIVAKTKIKQPLNNLSLIKTLFEKQYFNKIIGEFIVKLDEKSSTLSDNFSTLVEKMLNTQFDKTEFEPFFKLIKEIIKNNLENFYKEEMDPTGILSDDASTVNVSEDFSQVLVSAQPFSDTGQNSSSSGISQETTSPQIQANYSKENALLTKFVSILSKLTSGEVAFSNLTTLLETEIGKEEFIIDLIKQIASVYNKISEDERNNLWNIIVKIFNSSFFKDKINLLSIGDVSSFSLFSGLSADKKAKIEPLLKKLLLKFLPESMNKVLIFRLLNYMNKNSALFKEVKTFSGLLTKFLSDQPNNSQVNSQNESNSAFLKSYLWSVVDFLIKDNEFADLAADIIAVYLKLNLDNNQNLTKVKIDKPREIITKFLKDFVNLGLENPLLSGILDQIVQSIKTLNPDEKSASFFGAIFSKLDLAKLINLDLVVKIEPKIDGNDSTGQSSTDRKNLIDEEKLTLKTPTNQKISTKSIADFFDLIFLASPNWNKDKENEVSPILKELNHIKYTGISFESIFKSGQKDPQLEAISKLFHKIWYSERSNKISISNFKDSSKGRLLYRLVLILLFYTYESRISQFWARSSAFYGGILASYTASEVIRASLQNGQQANRNKTNDNDYKTFIDKIIGDPVKPKAGWWQIWTSYYSASDVKLNDMLTMIYYNLEGNRFSRDTNQPRLRDQVLQQIHDGTYPTNYQNPTNRR, encoded by the coding sequence ATGAAAAAAAATATCTCCAAACCTGATTTTTCTAAAGCATTCAAAATATTTTTAAGTTTTGGCACTTTATCTCTGGCCGTCTCTGGAATTACTTTGATTGGTATAAAAAATCGCGATAAAACCGAGCATTTTAACATACCAATAACCCATTCAGCCCAGGAAACTGAAAAACTTTTAGACCAAATTAACTATTTATCAATTGGTGATTCAATTTCTGCTGGTTTTAATTGAGATTATTCTATTGACCTCCGCGGAAACATTGATGCAAATAACAAAATTAATGGACTATCATATCCAGCCTTTTTTGCTAGTTTTATTCAAAAAATAAAACCAAATGCACTTAAATCCTTTGATAATTTGGCTCTTTCTTGAACAACAATTAGCGATTGACTTTACTTACTTAATCCCGAAAATCCAGTCTATAAACATTCTGACAAGACCCATTTTAATTTCAATTATCATTTAGACCAAAAATTAGACTCACCTTATGGACAACAAATTCGTGACATTTTTGGTGATTTTAATTCAAATAGTTACCCAAAGCTATATCAAAAAATTCAAAAATCTAATTTGCTAACACTTTCATTAGGCGCAAATGATTTAATGGAAGCTATTGATTTTCGCACAATCGCTAAGCCGATGCAAAAGCTCGCTACAAAAGCTGAGGCAAATTTTGAATTTGCCCAAAACATTGAAATTGCAACTCAAAGAATTTACAGAAATTTACAACTGCTAATTCAAAGTTTACGAAAAATCAACCCTAATTTACAAATAGTTTTAGTTGGCTATAATTCTTTGTCTTCAAAAATCATTAAATTCTTTGAAAAAATGCTCACAAACGAAATTGGCGTTCCAGAAAATTATGCTGATTTAGTAATACAGCGTTTGAATTCAACAATCAAAAAAGCCGCAAAAAGCCAAAAAGTAAACTATGTTGATCTATACAATGAATCAATTTGACAAGAAAAAAGTTCTGAATTTGCCACAAATGACCTAGACATCCACCCATCAACTAAGGGCTATAAAAAAATGGCCCAAGATTTGCTGTTCAAATTAGCTTTTGAACAAGACCTAGAATTCAAAAAAGATGCAAATACTAAATTAAACTGAGACGAAAATTATGTCAAAAAAGACATTAATTCTTACCGTCGAATTCTAAATTTAGGTCAAAATTCAGAAATTTTGAAGGCTTTAACCGTTGAGAATTCACCTGAAAAATTTATTTCAGAAAACTCTGAAATCGAAGAGCTAACCACTCAAAATGTTAAAAAAGCAACAGAATCACCGATAGAAAATTTTCTAAACGTAATACTAAATAATAATTTTGGTGCGTTTTTAAACCGTTTTGTCCAGTTAGCTGTTCAAAATAATTCAAGTGTGCAAAAAATTTTGACTGATTTTTGACAAGAAAACCAAAATTCAGGGGCTTCTTTTTCTGAAATTTTGCAAAAAATTTACTCAAGTGGCTTTTTTAGCAAAATTATCAACCGTTTTGAGAGTTATGTTCAAGATGTAACTAATAATAAAACTTGAGAAAAAGCAACAATTTCTGGCCTTGTTAATTATATTTTTGCTGATTTTGACGAAAAACAAATAATTGACGTTTTAAATACCGTTGTAACTTCTGAATTTGCAGATAAAAACCCTGAAAAAATTAAAGAATTAATTTTTTCATCCATTTTTGGTCAAACAATAATCCAAGATTTGCTAATAAATAACATTATCAAAATTGACCTCAAAAATAAGGAAGACTTAAAAGTTGTCTTTACCTTTGACTCAATAAGAAAATTATTTTCTAAAATAATTACTGACTACCATCAACGATCAAACGAATATAAAAATTCACAGAATTTTCATGAAATAATTCGTACTTATTTAGAAAATCCTGATAATGACAGCGATAATGTTGTTTTTATTAGAAATTTTATCTCAGAAACACTAAAACATCATGAATCTGTTAAATTATTAGTATCGATTATTAACGATAATTTTGAGTTCAACTTGGATGAGGCAGACCAGAGCGCGCTTGTTAATCTTTTAGTTTCAATTGCCGATGTTGTTGTTCGTACTAATGTTTGGGCTAAACTAAATGATCAAGCAGCCAAAAATTTCTTAGATGTCATTAAAAAAATCAATACTACTGATATTTCTGAAAATATTGCTTCAATTTTTTCAGAGCAAATTTATACAAATTACTCATCTTTTTTTAAAGATTCAAAAAATTTACTTGATTTATTTCACGAACTTTTAAGTTTTGATTTGAGCCAAAACCAAATTGACTCCCTAAAAAAATTACTTAATAAATTCTACCCAGTTTTAACAAAATTTGACCTAACTAATTTTATTGATGAGTCAACCCCTAATTTTGCTAGTTTTTCATTCTTTTTTGACTCAGCTAAAGATTTTTTGGCTTCAAATTCATTTAAACCACTGGCTGACATTGTAAATCAAGCCATTGATGATTTTTTAGTAAATAAAAACAAATACCAACAAATTGACAACTTAAATCGCTTTGGCTTTCAGTTTTTAGCTAATAATTTACCAAAACTTGAGGAAAATATTTATGAATTTATCGCCAGAAATGTAGAAAAAGAGGAATTTTTAACTAATCTTACTAGTTTAATTTCAAGTTCATTAAGCTCATCAGGCTTAACTGAACATTCAATTAAAACTTTTACATCAATAATTGAGCTGATTTTCCAAGATTTTCGTATTAAATATCTAGCTTGAAAAGAAGACAGAGAAGCTCCAACTGATAATTTAATTTTTGGATTTGTAAAAGCTGCACTACAAAACTTCGAATCTTTTTATAAAGAAAATTCTGAAGAGCATAATTCAGCAAAATTACTTTTAGAAGAAGCTAAGAAAAAACAAGATGCACTAGAAATTCAAAAATATTCTGACAAAATTGCTTTAACTGATCAACAATTATCCTTCCAAAATTTTTCTTCATACTTTTTAAATAATTTTTTCACTCAAGATACAATTTATACACTCTTAAAAAATCTTGCAAGTCTTGATTTTAAAACTAAAATTCCTGATGGCGACTTGGTCTTATTTTTCAAAAACCTTTTTGGACAGTCATTTTTACAGAACCAACTTCTTGGTAAATTAAACCAAAATAGTTTTTTTAGCAACCCTAAAATTCAACAATCACTTTTAAAGATTTTAACAAACTTTTTTGAATCAAAGCAAGTTGAACAACTACTTTCAAAACTTATTGAGTATTTTTTTGACGAAAAACAATTTGAATTACATCCAAACTTTAATTCACTAGTTGAAAATTTTCTCAAACAAAACACTCAACTAATTGAGCAAGTTTTTGCCCTTTTCTTAGGAGATTCTTCAACTTGAGATTCAATTTCTGAATTCTTAAGGATAATTTTGGCTGAATATAAATTAGATTTGCCTGAAGATTCAGTTAATACAATTTTGGCTTTAGTTCGTGATATTTTTTCAAAACTAAAAGACTCAACTTTAGATTTTGATCAGAACCCAAAAACTTATTCACCACTAACAATAAAAGCACTGATTTCAATTATACTTGATGCAATTTCAGGTAATTCTACCCCTAAAAAACCGGTTCTTGAGACTTTATTTGACAGTTTTAGCGTTGATATTGCTAATTTTTATTATTCTTCAGAGGAAACAAAAACTGATACTCCAGGCAAAATTTCCCAGGATAATATTGCGACTTTAATTTCCGAAGTTGTTAGAAGTAAGCCTATTTCTGAACAGATTCGGGCAGGTTTAGAAAATATTCCAAAAGAATATCTTGACAGTGTTATGCCAATTTTTAATTGGTTTTTAGAATCACCTGCACTAAAAGATATGTTTAAATCATACTTTAAAATAGTTGCAAAAACCAAAATTAAACAACCACTAAATAACCTTTCATTAATTAAGACACTATTTGAAAAGCAATATTTTAATAAAATTATTGGTGAATTTATTGTTAAATTAGATGAAAAAAGCAGCACTTTGAGCGATAATTTTTCAACTCTAGTTGAAAAAATGCTTAATACTCAATTTGACAAGACTGAATTTGAGCCATTTTTTAAACTAATAAAAGAAATAATCAAAAATAATCTTGAGAATTTTTACAAAGAGGAAATGGATCCAACAGGAATTTTGTCAGACGATGCTTCCACCGTTAATGTAAGCGAGGATTTTTCCCAAGTATTAGTCAGCGCTCAACCTTTTAGTGATACTGGCCAAAACTCTTCATCATCTGGAATTTCTCAAGAAACAACCTCACCGCAAATCCAGGCAAATTACTCTAAAGAAAATGCCTTATTAACAAAATTTGTATCAATTTTGAGCAAATTAACAAGCGGTGAGGTTGCTTTTTCAAACCTTACAACACTTTTAGAGACTGAAATTGGAAAAGAAGAATTTATTATCGACCTTATAAAACAAATTGCATCAGTTTATAATAAAATTTCTGAAGATGAAAGAAACAATCTCTGAAATATCATCGTTAAAATTTTTAATTCATCATTTTTCAAAGACAAAATTAATTTGTTAAGCATTGGCGATGTGTCCAGCTTTTCACTCTTTAGTGGTTTATCAGCGGACAAAAAGGCAAAAATTGAACCATTACTTAAAAAGTTGCTACTGAAATTTTTACCTGAGTCAATGAATAAAGTTTTAATTTTTCGTCTTTTAAATTATATGAACAAAAATTCTGCTTTATTCAAAGAAGTAAAAACATTTTCCGGTCTTTTAACTAAATTTTTAAGTGATCAACCCAATAATAGCCAGGTAAACTCTCAAAATGAATCAAATTCAGCATTTTTAAAATCATATCTATGATCTGTGGTTGACTTTTTAATAAAAGATAATGAATTTGCTGATTTAGCAGCCGATATAATTGCTGTATATTTAAAATTAAATTTAGATAATAATCAAAATCTTACCAAGGTTAAAATAGACAAACCAAGAGAAATAATTACTAAATTTCTCAAGGATTTTGTAAATCTAGGGTTAGAAAATCCGTTACTTTCAGGAATTTTAGATCAAATTGTACAGTCAATCAAAACCTTAAATCCTGATGAAAAAAGTGCAAGCTTTTTTGGTGCTATTTTTAGCAAATTAGATTTAGCAAAATTAATTAATCTTGATTTAGTTGTCAAAATTGAGCCAAAAATTGATGGAAATGACTCAACTGGCCAAAGTTCAACCGATCGAAAAAATCTAATTGATGAAGAAAAATTAACATTAAAAACTCCAACTAATCAAAAAATTTCAACTAAATCAATTGCTGACTTTTTTGATTTAATATTTTTAGCCTCACCAAACTGAAATAAGGATAAGGAAAATGAAGTTTCGCCAATTTTAAAAGAATTAAATCATATAAAATACACCGGAATTTCATTTGAATCAATTTTTAAATCAGGTCAAAAAGATCCTCAACTTGAGGCAATTTCAAAATTATTCCATAAAATTTGGTACTCTGAGAGATCTAATAAAATATCAATCTCTAACTTTAAAGACTCATCAAAAGGAAGACTACTTTATAGATTAGTTTTAATCCTTCTTTTTTATACATATGAATCTAGAATTTCTCAGTTTTGAGCTCGATCTTCAGCATTTTATGGCGGTATTTTGGCTTCCTATACTGCATCTGAAGTAATCCGCGCATCGTTACAAAACGGTCAACAAGCAAATAGAAACAAAACTAACGATAATGATTATAAAACTTTTATCGACAAAATAATAGGTGACCCAGTAAAACCTAAAGCTGGTTGATGGCAAATTTGAACGTCTTATTATTCAGCTTCCGATGTTAAATTAAATGATATGCTAACAATGATTTATTATAATTTAGAAGGTAATCGATTTTCTAGAGATACAAACCAACCTAGATTAAGAGACCAAGTTTTGCAACAAATCCATGATGGAACTTATCCTACTAATTATCAGAATCCAACTAATAGAAGATAG
- a CDS encoding HsdM family class I SAM-dependent methyltransferase — translation MKSNISEVTIAGSFNSELNNMGLDFRLENEWLNEDINSALEEYLSKNGKNGGNRPDCKMLLEDELGNSYPILIEYKVGLNKMVKLDSNGYPDLTQWNNIKNYAVNGAIHYATGIKQATYYTDIIVIGAVGEKNTNGKLEREVQVWWVSNDNYGKGQLIGEYSDFSFLDKKHFNEFIKEAKKSFLSEEERDKLRQRSEAEMIAALKKLNNDIYKNENNIEPDTKLYLIVASIIASLGIPYKVAPLNKSELKSSKEENSQDGDKILYKIINFLRHKQIPTEKQKTLINILSPSLKDERLNAPENGESRIKRIFGKVVDDIGYFFKNGLEIDFAGKLFNEMYSWLGYSEDANNDVVLTPPYVAKLLAKLARVDQNSYVWDFATGSGGLLVAAMNEMIADATKKAKSPSELERKIAQIKTQQLLGIEILPKIHMLAILNMIIMGDGSSNLLNKDSLKDFNNDGGAFPANAFVLNPPYSAPGNGMNFVEKALSMMTNGYAAIIIQSSAGSGKAKDFNKKILKNHTLLASIKMPIDLFLGKSSVQTHIYVFEVGKTHNKDHLVKFIDFSQDGYKRTNRKKASVNLVDSDNAIARYQEIVDLVHLGNHKLNLIDKKCYFTDVIDPLNGGDWNKTRQADLKPEISDFKNSIADFLAWEVSEIIKGTEIGAKKQDQIKK, via the coding sequence ATGAAATCTAATATTTCAGAAGTCACAATTGCAGGAAGCTTTAATTCTGAACTTAATAATATGGGTCTTGATTTTAGACTAGAAAATGAATGGTTAAATGAAGATATTAATTCTGCGCTTGAGGAATATTTATCCAAAAATGGAAAAAATGGCGGAAATCGTCCTGATTGCAAAATGCTTTTAGAGGACGAACTAGGCAATAGTTATCCTATTTTGATCGAATATAAAGTTGGGCTTAATAAAATGGTAAAACTAGATTCAAATGGATATCCTGACCTTACGCAATGAAATAACATTAAAAATTATGCAGTAAATGGAGCTATTCATTATGCTACAGGAATAAAGCAAGCAACTTATTATACCGATATTATTGTAATTGGTGCTGTTGGCGAGAAAAATACAAATGGCAAACTTGAACGCGAAGTTCAGGTTTGGTGAGTCTCAAATGATAATTATGGTAAAGGTCAATTAATAGGCGAATATAGCGATTTTAGTTTTTTAGACAAAAAACACTTTAATGAATTTATTAAAGAAGCAAAAAAATCATTTTTAAGCGAGGAGGAAAGAGATAAATTAAGGCAAAGATCAGAAGCCGAAATGATAGCTGCGCTTAAAAAACTTAATAATGATATTTACAAAAATGAGAATAATATCGAACCTGATACAAAACTATATTTAATTGTAGCTAGTATAATTGCAAGTTTAGGAATCCCTTATAAAGTTGCCCCACTTAATAAATCCGAACTTAAATCATCCAAAGAAGAAAACAGTCAAGATGGGGACAAAATACTGTATAAAATTATTAATTTCCTAAGACATAAACAGATACCAACCGAAAAACAGAAAACTTTAATTAATATTTTATCACCGAGCCTGAAAGATGAAAGGCTAAATGCTCCAGAAAATGGCGAGTCAAGAATCAAAAGAATTTTTGGAAAAGTTGTTGATGATATTGGATATTTTTTCAAAAACGGTTTAGAAATCGACTTTGCCGGAAAACTTTTTAACGAAATGTATTCTTGACTTGGTTATAGCGAGGATGCAAATAATGATGTTGTTTTAACACCACCATATGTCGCAAAATTACTTGCAAAACTTGCTCGGGTTGACCAAAACTCTTATGTTTGAGATTTTGCTACCGGATCAGGAGGGCTTTTGGTTGCGGCCATGAATGAAATGATAGCTGATGCAACTAAAAAAGCAAAATCACCTTCTGAATTAGAAAGAAAAATTGCACAAATCAAAACACAACAATTATTAGGAATAGAAATTTTACCTAAAATTCATATGCTCGCAATATTAAATATGATTATTATGGGCGATGGCTCTTCTAATTTGCTAAATAAAGATTCATTAAAAGACTTTAACAATGACGGTGGCGCATTTCCAGCAAATGCTTTTGTTTTAAATCCCCCTTATTCTGCACCTGGAAATGGGATGAATTTTGTTGAAAAAGCCCTTTCAATGATGACAAATGGTTATGCTGCTATCATTATTCAATCTTCGGCAGGTTCTGGTAAAGCAAAAGATTTTAATAAAAAAATTCTAAAAAACCATACGCTACTGGCAAGTATTAAAATGCCAATCGATTTATTTTTAGGTAAATCAAGTGTGCAGACACACATTTATGTATTTGAAGTTGGAAAAACTCATAATAAAGATCATTTAGTTAAATTTATTGACTTTAGCCAAGATGGTTATAAAAGAACTAATCGAAAGAAAGCGAGTGTTAATTTAGTCGATAGCGATAATGCCATTGCACGCTACCAAGAAATCGTCGATTTAGTACATCTTGGAAATCATAAATTGAATTTAATTGATAAAAAATGTTATTTTACCGATGTGATTGATCCTTTAAACGGTGGTGACTGGAATAAGACAAGACAAGCTGATTTAAAACCGGAAATCAGTGATTTTAAAAATTCAATTGCTGATTTTCTAGCTTGGGAAGTTAGTGAAATTATAAAAGGTACCGAAATTGGAGCTAAAAAACAAGACCAAATAAAAAAGTAG
- a CDS encoding restriction endonuclease subunit S, with the protein MHANKVKIYDTQIPNTYPYVVRQSKNNGIKGYIQENLKFLNPANTISFAQDTFFSFFQKQKYFTGNNVKVLKYKGKNTIKEKSLMFIAIAIQKAIAKLSWGINSSKESILETKFLLPIDDQNQINFDFIEKFIKELESAHLVGLEDYLISSGFAQNDFNYNKRERERESRFSSGNREFISQYSLERI; encoded by the coding sequence ATTCATGCTAATAAAGTTAAAATCTATGATACACAGATTCCAAACACTTATCCTTATGTTGTAAGACAAAGTAAAAATAACGGAATTAAAGGGTATATTCAGGAAAATTTAAAATTCTTAAATCCTGCAAACACGATTAGTTTTGCCCAAGATACTTTTTTTAGTTTTTTTCAAAAACAAAAATATTTCACCGGTAACAATGTTAAAGTCTTAAAATACAAAGGAAAAAATACAATTAAAGAAAAATCATTAATGTTTATCGCAATTGCAATTCAAAAAGCAATTGCAAAATTAAGTTGGGGGATAAATTCGTCAAAAGAAAGTATTTTAGAAACTAAATTCCTTCTGCCAATTGATGATCAAAACCAAATTAATTTTGATTTTATAGAAAAATTTATTAAAGAACTTGAATCAGCTCACTTAGTAGGGCTTGAAGACTATTTAATCTCATCGGGATTTGCTCAGAATGATTTTAATTACAACAAGAGAGAGAGAGAGAGAGAGAGCCGCTTCTCAAGCGGAAATAGAGAATTTATATCTCAATACAGTCTGGAAAGAATTTAG
- a CDS encoding restriction endonuclease subunit S, translating into MILITTRERERERAASQAEIENLYLNTVWKEFRIEDIFEIKNAYGLDANKVKIYDEQIKGTSPYIGRQTKNNGVRGYIIENEKYLNLGNRITFSQVNFACFYQKEKFFSSQNIKLLEPKYYENFSAKVFLFFVATIQKVVSGLSYQSFSNSKIGNISFYLPINSQKQIDFNFIEKFVVLIEKIIVKELWLHTKKLGVYQEIVNGF; encoded by the coding sequence ATGATTTTAATTACAACAAGAGAGAGAGAGAGAGAGAGAGCCGCTTCTCAAGCGGAAATAGAGAATTTATATCTCAATACAGTCTGGAAAGAATTTAGAATTGAAGACATTTTTGAAATTAAAAATGCTTATGGTTTGGACGCAAATAAAGTTAAAATTTACGACGAGCAAATTAAAGGGACTTCCCCTTATATTGGCAGACAAACAAAAAATAATGGTGTGCGGGGGTATATAATTGAGAATGAGAAATATTTAAATTTAGGCAATAGAATAACTTTTTCCCAAGTGAATTTTGCCTGTTTTTATCAAAAAGAAAAATTTTTTAGTAGTCAAAATATTAAGTTACTCGAACCAAAATACTATGAAAATTTTTCAGCAAAAGTATTTTTGTTTTTTGTAGCAACAATTCAAAAAGTAGTTAGTGGTCTTAGCTATCAAAGCTTTTCTAATAGCAAAATTGGTAATATTTCTTTTTATTTACCAATAAATTCGCAAAAGCAAATTGACTTTAATTTTATCGAAAAGTTTGTTGTTCTAATTGAGAAAATAATTGTCAAGGAACTGTGGTTGCATACTAAAAAACTAGGGGTTTATCAAGAAATTGTTAATGGTTTTTAA
- a CDS encoding LlaJI family restriction endonuclease, whose protein sequence is MISMISRFVREQIRYTQKELCSILKCNEDEAVILIRKLKEYGVLKTVKASDKQKNMNELLDEDIEISGVEVGKNEYFYVFTFVGVIVLAGRVLKCYPKYLLSNKNPTNELKQIIKVLEKYNSSEQIIKMFNDSSQTSSFNLLAVILFLLNDYYENGIYNSTEEIVEFNGTGEILWDKTIHESFAILSNEKPYYMELHTRKRLTNEFDYFTRLHQCILTKISEELKNANLLDLFEITEVDLSDDKLDDFGDEDYILYRIEKELGLQYNTRKQLLLMTIYSYIDKKGSLYDLDCLSLFGTNSFNLVWEKICADIMNNQLENSLGALNLPVLLKDGYDKKKKLIDLIEKPLWSITGKEAKNTLIPDLVSIFQNDGNYEFIIFDAKYYNAHLEYGITPSRQPGIESITKQYLYQLAYQKFINDHEFSAVKNCFLLPSENDSIENKGEVKLEMMENIGLQNVQVRFIPAVMAYDLYLTERKMDFNLLDL, encoded by the coding sequence ATGATCTCTATGATCTCCAGATTTGTAAGGGAACAAATACGTTATACTCAAAAGGAACTTTGTAGCATTTTGAAATGTAATGAAGATGAAGCCGTTATATTGATTAGAAAATTAAAAGAATATGGTGTCTTAAAAACGGTAAAAGCTTCTGATAAACAAAAGAACATGAATGAACTACTAGATGAAGATATCGAGATATCTGGTGTTGAAGTAGGCAAGAATGAATATTTTTATGTATTTACTTTTGTTGGAGTTATTGTTCTAGCAGGTAGAGTGCTTAAGTGTTATCCAAAGTATCTATTAAGCAATAAGAATCCTACTAATGAGTTAAAACAAATAATAAAAGTTCTTGAAAAATACAATTCTTCTGAACAGATTATAAAAATGTTTAATGATAGCAGTCAAACTAGTTCATTTAATCTTTTGGCAGTAATCTTGTTTTTATTAAATGATTATTATGAAAATGGAATTTACAACAGTACAGAAGAAATTGTTGAATTCAATGGGACAGGTGAAATTCTATGGGATAAAACTATACATGAATCATTTGCAATTTTATCAAATGAAAAACCATATTATATGGAATTACACACTCGTAAAAGACTTACCAATGAGTTTGATTATTTTACTCGGCTTCATCAATGCATACTAACAAAGATTTCCGAAGAGTTAAAGAATGCCAATCTTCTTGATTTATTTGAAATCACAGAAGTAGATTTATCTGATGATAAATTAGATGATTTTGGCGATGAAGATTATATTTTATATAGAATTGAAAAAGAACTAGGTCTACAGTATAACACGAGAAAACAATTACTTTTAATGACCATATATTCTTATATAGACAAAAAAGGCAGTCTTTATGATCTTGATTGCTTATCTTTGTTTGGGACTAATAGTTTTAATTTAGTTTGAGAAAAGATTTGTGCAGACATTATGAACAATCAATTAGAAAATAGTTTGGGCGCTTTGAATCTTCCAGTGCTTTTAAAAGATGGTTATGATAAAAAGAAAAAATTAATAGATTTAATTGAAAAGCCTTTATGGAGTATTACAGGCAAAGAGGCGAAAAATACTTTAATACCAGATTTAGTATCCATCTTTCAAAATGATGGTAATTATGAATTTATTATATTTGACGCAAAGTATTATAATGCACATTTGGAATACGGAATTACACCAAGCAGACAGCCAGGAATAGAATCAATTACAAAACAATATTTATATCAATTAGCTTATCAAAAATTTATAAATGATCATGAGTTTTCAGCGGTTAAGAATTGTTTTCTTCTACCTTCAGAAAATGATTCTATCGAAAATAAAGGTGAAGTAAAACTTGAAATGATGGAAAATATTGGATTGCAAAATGTTCAAGTAAGATTTATTCCTGCAGTAATGGCTTATGATCTATATCTGACAGAAAGAAAAATGGATTTTAATCTTCTAGATCTATAA